In one Microbacterium invictum genomic region, the following are encoded:
- a CDS encoding pirin family protein yields the protein MTRLDAPVQGTAGGLDASAELSAAVECDGPRALLLEAREVPLGGVRGMEVYRALPQRDLPLVGAWCFLDRFGPQETTMRVEPHPHIGLQTVTWPLVGEVRHRDSVGSDVVVRRGALNLMTSGAGISHSEYSLGNGPTALDALQLWVALPDSRRNGAPDFERHESLPTLRLAATAGADGEATVVMGSLGGVTSPASAFTPIVGAEIRIPAGSRVRVPLRQDWEHALLGLTGVVDVVDVLDAADEADGRAAASRDARAAASIDNRHLLYLGTHRNEVELSSTDDASVFLLGGEPFEDEIVMWWNFVGRSHEEIVEAREAWQAREERFGRVIDHGDEWIPAPPLPAVRLTRRRRRV from the coding sequence ATGACCCGCCTCGACGCACCGGTGCAAGGGACGGCCGGAGGACTGGACGCCTCGGCGGAACTCTCCGCGGCCGTCGAGTGCGACGGACCTCGGGCTCTGCTGCTCGAGGCGCGGGAGGTGCCGCTCGGCGGCGTGCGGGGGATGGAGGTCTACCGCGCCCTCCCCCAGCGCGACCTGCCGCTCGTCGGCGCGTGGTGCTTCCTGGATCGGTTCGGTCCGCAAGAGACCACGATGCGGGTCGAGCCCCACCCGCACATCGGACTGCAGACGGTCACCTGGCCCCTCGTCGGTGAGGTGCGCCATCGCGATTCGGTCGGCAGCGACGTCGTGGTGCGCCGCGGCGCGCTGAACCTCATGACGAGCGGCGCGGGCATCTCGCACTCGGAGTACTCCCTCGGCAATGGTCCGACCGCGCTCGACGCCCTCCAGCTGTGGGTCGCCCTCCCCGACTCACGCCGGAACGGCGCCCCCGACTTCGAGCGGCACGAGTCGCTGCCCACCCTCCGCCTGGCGGCGACGGCCGGCGCCGACGGCGAGGCGACCGTCGTGATGGGGAGCCTCGGCGGCGTGACGTCGCCGGCCAGCGCCTTCACGCCTATCGTCGGCGCCGAGATCCGCATCCCCGCCGGGTCGCGGGTCCGCGTGCCGCTGCGGCAGGACTGGGAGCACGCGCTCCTCGGCCTGACCGGAGTGGTCGACGTGGTCGACGTGCTCGACGCCGCCGATGAGGCGGACGGCCGCGCCGCGGCATCCCGAGACGCGCGCGCCGCGGCATCCATCGACAACCGCCACCTGCTGTATCTCGGAACCCACCGGAACGAGGTGGAGCTGTCGAGCACGGATGACGCTTCCGTCTTCCTCCTCGGCGGCGAGCCGTTCGAGGACGAGATCGTCATGTGGTGGAACTTCGTCGGCCGATCCCACGAAGAGATCGTCGAGGCGCGCGAGGCCTGGCAGGCCCGCGAAGAGCGCTTCGGTCGGGTGATCGACCACGGCGACGAATGGATCCCGGCTCCGCCGCTTCCGGCTGTGCGCCTCACGCGCCGGCGCCGCCGGGTCTAG
- a CDS encoding GNAT family N-acetyltransferase, producing the protein MSDETDTDDITVTRNDDAGRYEIHVGDELGGFSQFITDSRGRELFIHTEIDEAFAGRGLGGTLVGQAMADVAARGVTVVPRCPFVARWLGKHDVEGLRVDWPEPRP; encoded by the coding sequence GTGAGCGACGAGACCGACACCGACGACATCACCGTCACCCGCAACGACGACGCCGGCCGCTACGAGATCCACGTCGGCGACGAGCTAGGCGGCTTCTCGCAGTTCATCACCGACTCCCGCGGCCGGGAGCTGTTCATCCACACCGAGATCGACGAGGCGTTCGCCGGGCGCGGGCTGGGCGGCACCCTCGTCGGACAGGCGATGGCGGATGTCGCGGCGCGCGGTGTCACGGTCGTGCCCCGTTGCCCGTTCGTCGCCCGTTGGCTCGGCAAGCACGACGTCGAGGGCCTCCGGGTCGACTGGCCGGAACCCCGGCCATGA
- a CDS encoding DEAD/DEAH box helicase produces the protein MPLSLLDAVPPGADADAAYAGFASWAADRGLTLYPAQDEAVIELVSGAHVILSTPTGTGKSLVAVAAHAIALARGGRTYYTAPIKALVSEKFFALVEIFGAERVGMVTGDSSVNPDAPIVCCTAEILANLALRQGADAAVDQVVMDEFHYYGDSDRGWAWQVPLLLLPRTQFVLMSATLGDTSDIAADLRRRTGREVAEITGVDRPVPLDYAYSRSPAHEIVEELLSDQKAPIYIVHFSQAAAMERAQALSSVRIVSRERRDEIAEAIGGFRFTTGFGKTLSRLVRAGIGVHHAGMLPRYRRLVETLAQRGLLRVICGTDTLGVGINVPIRTVVLTALTKYDGQRMRHLTAREFHQIAGRAGRAGFDTAGTVVVMAPEHEIENAAAMAKAGSDPKKQRKVVRKKAPQGFVNWGEASFERLVAAEPEPLVPHLQLTAAMLINVIARGGDVFAHVRSLVFDNHEPRPRQLALARRALAIFRTLVVAGVVEVERPSGDIRLTVDLQPNFALNQPLSPFALAAIEVLDPSVERGRGSGANATDVDRDEAAGTAGTGHYALDVVSVIEATLDDPRPILSQQEFRARGEAVAAMKRQGMEYDDRMAALEEITYPKPLAELLEQTFEVFASSQPWVRDFALSPKSVVRDMFERALSFAEFVSFYQLGRSEGLVLRYLSDAYRAIRQTVPAEARTPDLLDLIEWLGELVRQVDSSLVDEWEALINPVVDPQAPVVPPAPPSILTNRRAFGVLVRNELFRRVQLAALQRDDELVALDPDVDWPTVLDDYFDEHDEILTGGSARSSALIAIDETAAAEGRWTVEQTIDDPAGNHDWRIRAEVDLAASVAEGTAVVRVTEVVRL, from the coding sequence ATGCCCCTCTCGCTGCTCGACGCCGTCCCGCCCGGGGCCGATGCGGATGCCGCGTACGCGGGGTTCGCCTCGTGGGCGGCCGATCGCGGTCTGACCCTGTACCCCGCTCAGGACGAAGCGGTGATCGAGCTGGTGTCGGGTGCCCACGTCATCCTGTCGACGCCGACGGGCACGGGGAAATCGCTCGTCGCCGTCGCCGCCCACGCGATCGCGCTCGCCCGCGGGGGCCGCACCTACTACACCGCGCCCATCAAGGCGCTGGTGAGCGAGAAGTTCTTCGCGCTGGTCGAGATCTTCGGCGCCGAGAGAGTCGGTATGGTCACGGGCGACTCGTCGGTGAATCCCGACGCCCCGATCGTGTGCTGCACGGCCGAGATTCTGGCAAATCTCGCCCTGCGACAGGGCGCGGACGCGGCGGTCGATCAGGTCGTCATGGACGAGTTCCACTACTACGGCGACTCCGACCGGGGTTGGGCATGGCAGGTGCCCCTGCTCCTCCTGCCGAGGACGCAGTTCGTCCTGATGTCGGCGACGCTCGGCGACACCTCCGACATCGCGGCCGATCTTCGCCGGCGGACCGGCCGTGAGGTCGCCGAGATCACCGGGGTCGATCGGCCGGTCCCCCTCGATTACGCCTACTCCCGCTCGCCAGCGCACGAGATCGTCGAGGAGCTGCTGTCGGATCAGAAGGCGCCCATCTACATCGTCCACTTCTCGCAGGCCGCGGCGATGGAGCGGGCGCAGGCGCTGTCGAGCGTGCGGATCGTCTCGCGGGAGCGTCGCGACGAGATCGCAGAGGCGATCGGCGGATTCCGTTTCACCACCGGCTTCGGAAAGACGCTTTCGCGCCTCGTGCGCGCCGGGATCGGCGTGCACCACGCCGGGATGCTGCCGCGATACCGGCGCCTGGTCGAGACCCTCGCGCAGCGCGGGCTGCTGCGCGTCATCTGCGGCACCGACACCCTCGGCGTCGGGATCAACGTGCCGATCCGCACGGTGGTGCTGACGGCGCTCACCAAGTACGACGGGCAGCGGATGCGGCACCTCACGGCCCGCGAGTTCCACCAGATCGCAGGTCGCGCGGGTCGGGCCGGCTTCGATACCGCCGGCACGGTCGTGGTGATGGCGCCCGAGCACGAGATCGAGAATGCGGCGGCCATGGCCAAGGCCGGGTCCGACCCGAAGAAGCAGCGGAAAGTCGTCCGCAAGAAGGCTCCGCAGGGGTTCGTGAACTGGGGCGAGGCGTCGTTCGAGCGGCTGGTCGCGGCCGAACCCGAACCCCTTGTCCCCCATCTTCAGCTGACCGCGGCGATGCTCATCAACGTCATCGCCCGAGGCGGCGATGTGTTCGCGCATGTGCGCAGCCTCGTCTTCGACAACCACGAGCCGCGCCCGCGGCAGCTCGCCCTCGCGCGTCGCGCGCTGGCGATCTTCCGCACCCTCGTCGTGGCCGGTGTCGTGGAGGTGGAACGGCCGAGCGGCGACATCCGGCTCACCGTGGACCTGCAGCCGAACTTCGCCTTGAATCAGCCGCTGTCGCCGTTCGCGCTGGCGGCGATCGAGGTGCTCGACCCCTCGGTGGAGCGCGGTCGGGGGTCGGGCGCGAATGCGACCGACGTCGACCGCGACGAGGCGGCGGGCACGGCGGGGACCGGCCATTACGCCCTTGACGTCGTCAGCGTGATCGAGGCCACCCTCGACGATCCGCGGCCGATCCTCTCGCAGCAGGAGTTCCGCGCCCGCGGTGAAGCCGTGGCGGCGATGAAGCGGCAGGGAATGGAGTACGACGACCGGATGGCGGCCCTCGAGGAGATCACCTACCCCAAGCCGCTCGCCGAACTGCTGGAGCAGACGTTCGAGGTGTTCGCCTCCAGTCAGCCGTGGGTGCGGGATTTCGCGCTGTCGCCGAAATCGGTCGTGCGCGACATGTTCGAGCGCGCCCTCTCGTTCGCCGAATTCGTGTCCTTCTACCAGCTCGGGCGGAGCGAAGGTCTTGTGCTCCGCTATCTCAGCGATGCGTATCGGGCGATCCGTCAGACGGTGCCTGCCGAAGCCCGGACCCCGGATCTTCTCGACCTCATCGAATGGCTCGGTGAGCTGGTGCGCCAGGTCGATTCGAGCCTCGTCGACGAGTGGGAGGCGCTGATCAACCCCGTGGTCGATCCTCAGGCGCCGGTCGTTCCACCCGCTCCGCCGTCCATCCTGACCAACCGCCGCGCGTTCGGGGTGCTGGTGCGCAACGAGCTGTTCCGTCGTGTCCAGCTGGCCGCGCTGCAGCGCGACGACGAGCTCGTCGCGCTCGACCCCGATGTCGACTGGCCGACCGTGCTCGATGACTACTTCGACGAGCATGACGAGATCCTCACCGGGGGGTCGGCCCGCTCGTCGGCGCTCATCGCGATCGACGAGACCGCCGCGGCCGAGGGGCGATGGACGGTCGAGCAGACGATCGACGATCCGGCCGGCAACCACGACTGGCGCATCCGTGCCGAGGTCGACCTCGCGGCATCCGTCGCCGAGGGCACCGCGGTCGTTCGAGTCACCGAGGTCGTGCGCCTCTGA
- a CDS encoding DUF4262 domain-containing protein, producing MFEESPLAISAWLDREDAHVADMIRRYGVHITYVGGACGAPGCSCEGTGEGPAFAYTTGLFGIGHPELAIVNVKPATAQAVLNELAGRIRDGERLLPGMLLTFGDAWAHRVTVETIPNPAEIAFGANRHYQRPDVFSVPLLQLTYDDRGGRFPWEEGYANTAEMQPRPGAWRA from the coding sequence ATGTTCGAAGAATCACCGCTTGCGATTTCGGCGTGGCTCGACCGAGAGGACGCGCACGTCGCGGACATGATCCGTCGGTACGGAGTGCACATCACCTACGTCGGCGGAGCCTGCGGAGCACCGGGCTGCTCGTGCGAGGGAACGGGCGAGGGCCCTGCCTTCGCCTATACGACAGGTCTGTTCGGGATCGGGCACCCCGAGCTCGCGATCGTCAATGTGAAGCCGGCCACGGCCCAGGCGGTCCTCAACGAGCTCGCCGGGCGCATCAGAGATGGGGAGCGTCTGCTTCCGGGGATGCTGCTGACCTTCGGCGACGCATGGGCGCACCGGGTGACCGTCGAGACCATTCCCAATCCCGCAGAGATCGCGTTCGGCGCCAACCGGCACTACCAACGCCCCGACGTCTTCTCCGTGCCGCTCCTGCAGCTGACGTACGACGACCGTGGCGGAAGGTTCCCGTGGGAAGAGGGCTACGCGAACACCGCGGAGATGCAGCCGCGTCCGGGGGCCTGGCGCGCGTGA
- a CDS encoding DUF1697 domain-containing protein: MPTYLAFLRAVNLGAKRVFPKDDIRRVVESVGFTGVETYINTGNVRFSTSMRSRARIESALEAAFAADRGFEVPTIVFSQEEFRRVAEDVAELSAAHPGLARHYVYLLKEPPAHDERATIEATSGTEGRMVVRGRAAHALLRPGYQEGRVDPLAAAKLLGVATNRTHTVVTALAERWC; this comes from the coding sequence GTGCCCACGTACCTCGCTTTCCTTCGCGCCGTCAACCTCGGCGCGAAGCGCGTGTTCCCGAAGGACGACATCCGCCGCGTGGTGGAGAGCGTGGGCTTCACCGGGGTCGAGACGTACATCAACACGGGCAACGTCCGCTTCAGCACCTCGATGCGCTCTCGTGCGCGCATCGAATCCGCCCTTGAAGCAGCCTTCGCCGCCGACCGGGGCTTCGAGGTTCCGACGATCGTGTTCTCGCAGGAGGAGTTCCGCCGCGTGGCAGAGGATGTCGCGGAGCTCTCCGCCGCCCATCCGGGGCTCGCGCGCCACTACGTCTACCTGCTGAAAGAGCCCCCGGCGCACGATGAGCGGGCGACCATCGAGGCGACCTCCGGAACCGAGGGTCGGATGGTGGTGCGCGGGCGGGCGGCCCACGCGCTCCTCCGCCCCGGCTATCAGGAGGGAAGGGTCGACCCGCTCGCCGCCGCGAAGCTGTTGGGCGTCGCGACCAACCGCACGCACACCGTCGTCACGGCCCTCGCCGAGCGGTGGTGTTGA
- the recQ gene encoding DNA helicase RecQ: MAAVAHVNRPPLDDAPPFDLTSPDLPPPDDDWYPPEDAWLPPDDAPPPDGAPPRPTAAPPAARRDFTGTDPRMVLKEVYGYDAFRGDQAAVVEHVIAGGDAVVLMPTGAGKSVTYQVPALVRPGTGLVISPLIALMHDQVDALVANGVRAAYLNSTQSPPERSATERAYLAGEIDLLYVAPERLSHAATTALLQRGRLSVIAVDEAHCVSQWGHDFRPDYLALGDLAERFPGVPRLALTATATRETHRELTERLRLPDARHFVASFDRPNIQYRIEPKVEPRKQLVSFIRAQPEGSAGIVYALSRKTVEQTAEYLRAQRIDALPYHAGLPAEMRAAHQARFLRDDGVVMVATIAFGMGIDKPDVRFVAHIDLPKSVEGYYQETGRAGRDGEPSIAWMAYGLGDVVQQRRLIDASPGDRVFKTRLGQHLDAMLALCETVGCRRQNLLAYFGQPSDPCGNCDTCLEPPETWEGTVAAQKLLSTIVRLQRERNQSFGAGQLIDILRGNSTERVRQQRHDQLATFGIGADLSEQDWRSVIRQLLARGILVARGEYGTLALGEAAPDVLRGDSAVPLRRDVLGRSGGGGRVRKAAASETLDDGDKPLFEALRAWRASVAREQGVPAYIVFGDATLRALAERRPESAADLEGIPGIGAKKREAYGEAVLDVVRAG, translated from the coding sequence ATGGCCGCCGTGGCGCACGTGAATCGACCCCCCCTCGACGACGCGCCGCCGTTCGACCTCACTTCCCCCGACCTCCCGCCGCCTGACGACGACTGGTACCCGCCCGAGGACGCCTGGCTCCCCCCGGATGATGCGCCGCCGCCTGATGGTGCGCCGCCCCGGCCGACGGCCGCGCCGCCCGCCGCCCGCCGCGACTTCACCGGCACCGACCCTCGGATGGTGCTGAAGGAGGTCTACGGCTACGACGCGTTCCGCGGCGATCAGGCCGCCGTGGTGGAGCACGTCATCGCCGGCGGCGACGCCGTGGTGCTCATGCCGACCGGGGCGGGGAAGAGCGTCACCTACCAGGTTCCCGCCCTCGTCCGTCCTGGCACGGGGCTGGTGATCTCTCCCCTCATCGCCCTCATGCACGACCAGGTCGACGCACTCGTGGCCAACGGCGTGCGGGCGGCGTATCTCAACTCCACGCAGTCCCCGCCCGAGCGGTCGGCCACCGAGCGCGCCTACCTCGCGGGCGAGATCGACCTGCTCTACGTCGCGCCCGAGCGGCTGTCGCACGCCGCGACCACCGCGCTCCTGCAGCGCGGCCGGCTGAGCGTGATCGCCGTCGACGAGGCGCACTGCGTGTCGCAGTGGGGACACGACTTCCGGCCCGACTACCTCGCCCTCGGAGATCTCGCCGAGCGCTTCCCGGGCGTCCCGCGCCTCGCGCTCACCGCCACCGCTACCCGCGAGACCCATCGCGAGCTCACCGAGCGCCTTCGCCTCCCCGATGCCCGTCACTTCGTCGCGAGCTTCGACCGTCCCAACATCCAGTACCGCATCGAGCCGAAGGTCGAGCCGCGCAAGCAGCTGGTCTCGTTCATCCGCGCTCAGCCCGAGGGGTCGGCGGGCATCGTCTACGCCCTCAGCCGCAAGACCGTCGAGCAGACCGCCGAGTACCTCCGGGCCCAGCGCATCGACGCGCTGCCGTACCACGCAGGCCTCCCGGCCGAGATGCGCGCCGCCCACCAGGCCCGGTTCCTCCGCGACGACGGAGTAGTGATGGTGGCCACCATCGCGTTCGGCATGGGAATCGACAAGCCTGACGTGCGGTTCGTCGCGCACATCGACCTGCCCAAGTCGGTCGAGGGGTACTACCAGGAGACCGGGCGTGCCGGACGCGACGGCGAGCCGAGCATCGCATGGATGGCCTACGGGCTGGGCGATGTGGTCCAGCAGCGCCGCCTGATCGACGCCTCCCCGGGTGACCGCGTGTTCAAGACCCGCCTGGGCCAGCACCTGGACGCGATGCTCGCGCTGTGCGAGACGGTCGGATGCCGCCGGCAGAACCTCCTCGCCTACTTCGGCCAGCCCTCCGACCCCTGCGGCAACTGCGACACCTGCCTCGAGCCCCCCGAGACATGGGAGGGCACGGTCGCCGCGCAGAAGCTGCTGTCCACGATCGTGCGACTGCAGCGCGAGCGCAACCAGTCGTTCGGCGCCGGACAGCTCATCGACATCCTCCGCGGCAACAGCACCGAGCGTGTGCGGCAGCAGCGGCACGACCAGCTCGCCACCTTCGGGATCGGCGCGGACCTCTCCGAGCAGGATTGGCGCAGCGTCATCCGGCAGCTCCTCGCGCGTGGCATCCTCGTCGCCCGCGGCGAGTACGGCACGCTCGCCCTTGGCGAGGCGGCGCCCGACGTGCTCCGCGGCGACAGCGCGGTGCCGCTGCGCCGCGACGTGCTCGGGCGGTCGGGCGGCGGCGGTCGGGTCCGAAAGGCGGCGGCGAGCGAGACGCTGGATGACGGCGACAAGCCGCTGTTCGAGGCGCTCCGCGCCTGGCGCGCGTCCGTGGCGCGAGAACAGGGTGTGCCCGCATACATCGTCTTCGGCGATGCGACACTCCGCGCGCTCGCCGAGCGCCGACCCGAGAGCGCGGCCGACCTGGAAGGCATCCCCGGAATCGGGGCGAAGAAGCGCGAGGCGTACGGCGAGGCCGTTCTCGACGTGGTCCGGGCCGGCTGA